One genomic window of Sporosarcina ureae includes the following:
- a CDS encoding manganese efflux pump — MIEIIAAIVTTIDILIVYTLLRLRRGRLMIMLWTTILNVLLPLIGFYAGEWVMIYFVGWGHALSSVLLSLIGLHILLSDSEQPSVVNKISPFFLALIVSIDAFGVSVTFGMMQLNKWLFVLASGFFSVLFSGIALLYTGRLRIINGTFIRRLAGIIFICMGVLSLFL; from the coding sequence TTGATAGAAATCATAGCGGCTATCGTTACAACGATCGATATCCTAATCGTCTATACATTACTCCGATTGCGGCGAGGTCGATTGATGATCATGCTGTGGACTACTATACTGAATGTCTTGCTGCCACTTATCGGTTTCTACGCAGGGGAATGGGTGATGATCTATTTTGTAGGATGGGGTCATGCGCTCTCAAGTGTACTCTTGTCACTCATAGGTCTTCACATTTTACTCTCGGACAGTGAACAGCCGTCAGTCGTTAATAAAATATCTCCATTTTTCTTGGCGCTGATCGTCAGTATAGATGCATTCGGAGTAAGTGTGACATTCGGTATGATGCAGCTGAACAAATGGCTGTTTGTTTTGGCGTCCGGCTTCTTTTCTGTTCTATTTTCGGGCATCGCTTTATTGTACACAGGCCGTTTGCGTATAATTAATGGTACATTTATTCGACGATTGGCAGGTATTATATTCATATGCATGGGTGTATTGTCCTTGTTTTTATAA
- a CDS encoding low molecular weight protein arginine phosphatase — MNIYFICTGNTCRSPLAEALVNHANVPGITAKSAGIHAIDGLPISKNSAQLLTEEKIPFTPYSNEVTSADMEWADIVLTMTANHRDILHSRFPAMKEKVFTLKEYAGTMTDLDVHDPYGGDLETYRTTFYELTKLINSVIRQQTEENL, encoded by the coding sequence ATGAATATTTATTTTATTTGTACAGGCAACACATGTAGAAGTCCTTTGGCAGAAGCATTAGTCAATCACGCCAATGTGCCAGGTATTACGGCGAAATCAGCAGGTATCCATGCGATAGATGGCTTGCCGATTTCCAAGAACTCAGCACAGTTGTTGACGGAAGAAAAAATACCTTTCACTCCTTATTCTAATGAAGTTACGTCAGCTGATATGGAGTGGGCAGATATTGTTTTAACGATGACAGCAAACCATCGAGATATCCTACACAGTCGTTTTCCTGCAATGAAAGAAAAAGTGTTTACATTAAAAGAATACGCGGGGACAATGACGGATCTTGATGTACATGATCCATATGGTGGAGATTTGGAAACATACCGCACCACATTTTATGAGCTGACTAAACTCATTAACTCCGTCATCCGACAGCAAACGGAGGAGAACTTATGA
- a CDS encoding methyl-accepting chemotaxis protein, protein MNEPKKVGLRAKLVLFIVILAVITYTTSAVFINWVQPTFFPDVRPFVFQLLTYAMGIMWSGILAAMFSTILTKPLQRLETAAMKVADGKIGTDIQLPNSSDEIHSVSKAFQQVVVNLRNIIEQIESNFQATAQSVDELTKETSVASGQSDAIARTIGEISDGAENTSESIRETVNAIEDIRQLAVEVNHRAGQSSEQSKVMLKELHATTEIFQSVLAGIHQMSSQSEHSLETIQVLDENAHKIGEIVELVGNIAGQTNLLALNASIEAARAGEHGKGFAVVAEEVRNLADESAKAVQMISGLVQTIQSDVKQVVAEMKQQVETASTEAKRATKTNGNVETMTATIQTMALYVEEISQIVGNQMQTIEHTAKQSMEVATIAEHTSAGAEEVRAATEEQVASIDQTKNKALELKEQSEELYKVIRKFDRTPM, encoded by the coding sequence ATGAATGAACCGAAAAAAGTAGGGCTACGGGCGAAACTCGTCTTATTTATTGTGATTCTGGCAGTCATCACGTATACGACGAGTGCGGTATTCATTAACTGGGTCCAGCCAACATTCTTCCCGGATGTACGGCCATTCGTTTTTCAACTGCTTACATATGCGATGGGCATTATGTGGTCAGGTATTTTAGCGGCCATGTTCAGTACTATTTTGACCAAGCCATTGCAACGTTTGGAAACTGCTGCTATGAAAGTGGCGGATGGGAAAATTGGTACGGACATTCAACTGCCAAACTCATCGGATGAAATTCATTCCGTCTCCAAAGCTTTCCAGCAAGTGGTCGTCAATTTGCGCAACATTATCGAACAAATCGAATCCAACTTTCAAGCTACGGCTCAATCTGTCGATGAATTGACAAAGGAGACGAGCGTAGCGTCCGGCCAATCCGATGCCATTGCACGTACTATTGGAGAAATTTCCGATGGCGCAGAAAACACGTCGGAGTCGATTCGGGAAACAGTCAATGCGATTGAAGACATTCGTCAACTCGCGGTGGAAGTCAATCATCGAGCGGGACAATCATCCGAGCAATCTAAAGTGATGTTAAAGGAATTACACGCGACAACAGAAATCTTCCAATCGGTATTAGCGGGAATTCATCAAATGAGCAGCCAAAGCGAGCATTCATTGGAAACGATACAAGTACTAGATGAAAATGCACATAAAATCGGTGAAATCGTGGAACTTGTCGGCAACATCGCGGGGCAGACAAACCTTCTGGCGCTTAATGCTTCTATAGAGGCGGCGCGAGCGGGAGAGCATGGTAAAGGCTTCGCTGTCGTGGCGGAAGAAGTCCGTAATTTAGCGGATGAAAGTGCCAAGGCCGTCCAGATGATTTCTGGACTTGTTCAAACGATTCAATCAGACGTCAAACAAGTCGTAGCTGAAATGAAGCAACAAGTGGAAACGGCATCCACTGAGGCCAAACGTGCGACGAAAACAAATGGAAACGTTGAAACGATGACCGCCACCATTCAGACAATGGCACTTTATGTAGAAGAAATCAGCCAAATCGTCGGCAATCAAATGCAGACGATCGAGCATACGGCTAAGCAGTCGATGGAAGTAGCGACGATTGCAGAACATACTTCCGCGGGAGCAGAAGAAGTTCGTGCGGCCACTGAAGAGCAGGTGGCGTCGATAGATCAAACCAAGAACAAGGCGTTGGAGCTGAAGGAGCAATCGGAAGAATTGTATAAAGTGATCCGGAAGTTCGACCGAACGCCAATGTAA
- the rpiB gene encoding ribose 5-phosphate isomerase B, whose amino-acid sequence MKVAISSDHGGNNLRKEITNLLTELDIEYIDYGPDADTSVDYPDYAVPVANDVVAGKVDRGILICGTGIGMSISANKIKGIRCALVHDVFSAKATRGHNDSNMLAMGERVIGPGLAREIVSTWLETEFEGGRHERRINKMMELEKN is encoded by the coding sequence GTGAAAGTTGCAATTTCTTCAGACCACGGAGGCAACAATCTCCGAAAAGAGATCACCAATCTATTAACCGAACTCGACATAGAATATATCGACTACGGACCGGATGCCGACACTTCCGTCGACTATCCAGACTATGCAGTACCAGTAGCGAATGACGTCGTAGCGGGGAAAGTAGACCGCGGAATCTTGATTTGTGGCACAGGAATCGGCATGTCCATTTCCGCCAATAAAATCAAAGGCATCCGTTGCGCGCTCGTTCATGATGTATTTAGCGCAAAAGCAACACGCGGACATAATGATTCCAACATGTTAGCAATGGGAGAACGCGTAATTGGACCAGGGCTAGCGCGAGAAATCGTTAGTACTTGGCTTGAGACAGAATTTGAAGGCGGCCGTCACGAGCGTCGTATAAATAAAATGATGGAGCTTGAAAAGAACTAA
- a CDS encoding TIGR01440 family protein: MDAIQLWKLQLEQALTEFAEQAPPAEETIFVVGCSTSEVAGARIGTNGALEIGEALFAPLQAFADKHHVHLAFQGCEHINRAITLERKTAQQFHLESVSVVPVFKAGGSMSTYAYKQFSDPVVVESVQANAGIDIGQTLIGMQMKPVVVPIRTSINKIGEAVITLATTRPKLIGGSRAKYE, encoded by the coding sequence GTGGATGCCATTCAATTATGGAAACTGCAGCTAGAACAAGCATTGACCGAATTTGCGGAACAAGCACCACCTGCCGAGGAGACGATTTTCGTTGTCGGCTGTTCTACTTCTGAAGTAGCAGGTGCACGCATCGGTACGAATGGTGCCCTGGAAATAGGAGAAGCCTTATTCGCGCCGCTTCAAGCGTTTGCGGATAAACACCATGTACATTTAGCTTTCCAAGGCTGTGAGCATATCAACCGTGCCATTACATTGGAGCGCAAGACGGCGCAGCAATTTCATCTGGAATCTGTATCCGTCGTACCCGTTTTTAAAGCGGGTGGCTCGATGTCTACCTATGCGTACAAACAATTCAGCGATCCTGTCGTAGTAGAATCAGTGCAAGCGAATGCCGGCATCGACATCGGACAAACGTTAATTGGCATGCAAATGAAGCCGGTTGTCGTACCGATCCGTACGTCGATTAATAAAATCGGTGAAGCTGTCATCACGCTTGCGACAACTCGTCCAAAATTAATTGGCGGAAGTCGTGCGAAATACGAATAA
- the glyA gene encoding serine hydroxymethyltransferase encodes MDLSNVQHNDAAVYEAIMAEKNRQNSNIELIASENFVTEAVMEAQGSYLTNKYAEGYPGKRYYGGCEHVDVVENIARDRVKEIFGAAYANVQPHSGAQANMAVYFTALEPGDTVLGMNLSHGGHLTHGSPVNFSGKLYNFVDYGVTKEEEVIDYEDVRQKALEHKPKMIVAGASAYPRAIDFAKFREIADEVGAYLMVDMAHIAGLVAVGEHQNPVPHAHFVTSTTHKTLRGPRGGIILLNEETAEEFGKKIDKTVFPGVQGGPLMHVIAAKAVAFKEVLDPSFKEYAQQVKKNAVALAEKLQSEGIDVVSGGTDNHIVLVKLKSLELTGKVAEHVLDEIGITVNKNTVPFDTEGPFITSGIRIGTPAVTTRGFVEEDMVEVGRIIATLLKNHEDPSAKDEARKAVTALTDQHPLYK; translated from the coding sequence ATGGACTTAAGCAATGTACAACACAATGATGCAGCAGTTTATGAAGCAATCATGGCTGAAAAGAACCGCCAAAACTCGAACATCGAATTAATCGCATCTGAAAACTTCGTAACAGAAGCAGTAATGGAAGCACAAGGATCATACTTGACGAATAAATATGCTGAAGGATATCCAGGCAAGCGTTACTACGGTGGATGTGAGCACGTAGACGTAGTCGAAAACATCGCACGCGATCGCGTAAAAGAAATTTTCGGCGCGGCATATGCAAACGTGCAGCCACACTCCGGTGCTCAAGCAAACATGGCAGTTTACTTCACAGCACTTGAGCCGGGCGACACAGTTCTTGGGATGAACCTTTCTCACGGCGGCCACTTAACACACGGTTCACCAGTTAACTTCTCCGGAAAGCTTTATAATTTCGTAGATTACGGTGTAACAAAAGAAGAAGAAGTGATCGACTATGAAGACGTTCGTCAAAAAGCGCTTGAGCACAAGCCGAAAATGATCGTTGCAGGTGCAAGTGCATATCCACGCGCAATCGACTTCGCGAAATTCCGTGAAATTGCGGATGAAGTCGGCGCATATTTGATGGTAGATATGGCGCACATCGCGGGACTAGTCGCAGTAGGTGAGCATCAAAACCCAGTACCACACGCGCACTTCGTGACATCCACAACGCATAAAACATTGCGTGGACCACGTGGCGGGATCATTCTATTAAATGAAGAAACAGCTGAAGAATTTGGCAAGAAAATCGACAAAACAGTATTCCCAGGCGTTCAAGGTGGTCCTTTGATGCACGTAATTGCTGCAAAAGCGGTAGCGTTCAAAGAAGTATTGGATCCTTCATTCAAAGAATATGCACAACAAGTAAAGAAAAACGCTGTAGCATTGGCTGAAAAACTACAATCAGAAGGTATCGACGTCGTTTCTGGCGGAACAGACAACCACATTGTACTAGTGAAGCTGAAATCACTTGAACTAACAGGTAAAGTAGCAGAGCACGTACTGGACGAAATCGGTATCACAGTAAATAAAAACACAGTACCATTCGATACAGAAGGACCATTCATCACTTCTGGTATCCGCATCGGTACACCGGCTGTTACAACTCGTGGTTTCGTAGAAGAAGATATGGTGGAAGTGGGACGCATCATCGCAACATTATTAAAAAACCATGAAGACCCGTCAGCAAAAGACGAAGCACGCAAAGCCGTTACAGCTCTAACAGATCAGCATCCTCTATATAAGTAA